One Alnus glutinosa chromosome 3, dhAlnGlut1.1, whole genome shotgun sequence genomic region harbors:
- the LOC133863643 gene encoding protein indeterminate-domain 7, translating to MMNGLMFPQQLQQPVLEENMSNLTSASGEASVSSGNRPEIGTNYSQQFFAPPPTTQTTQPVKKKRNLPGNPDPEAEVIALSPKTLMATNRFICEICNKGFQRDQNLQLHRRGHNLPWKLKQRTSKEIRKKVYVCPEASCVHHDPSRALGDLTGIKKHFCRKHGEKKWKCDKCSKRYAVQSDWKAHSKTCGTREYRCDCGTLFSRRDSFITHRAFCDALAEESARAITTNPILSSSQAGSSASHINQFNPQDFHAFSLKKEQQSSFSLRPEMPPWLGPPPIDHHHHLSSSSSSPFFSTRLDHQEFTQQQAHHQDFALHEAPNPNPSLGPTLPPYQPAPSPHMSATALLHKAAQMGATMSSKPAPGSLRPTHQTHVSSDSANNKFGLNLSSREEMATRFAHGLPPFGNKAAAGPSASALHPSLLHDMVSSLSSSTGLEGTSFEDAFGGILNSDKNSTTTHEGGGGGGGGEGLTRDFLGLRALSHSGILNIAGLGNGMNTSNEHQNQPQKPWQG from the exons ATGATGAACGGTTTGATGTTCCCTCAGCAGCTACAGCAGCCAGTTCTGGAGGAAAACATGTCTAATTTGACTTCTGCATCTGGTGAGGCAAGTGTTTCTTCAGGCAACAGACCTGAAATTGGTACCAACTATTCTCAACAATTCTTTGCTCCACCGCCAACGACCCAAACTACTCAaccagtgaagaagaagagaaacctcCCAGGCAACCCAG ACCCGGAAGCAGAAGTAATAGCTTTGTCTCCCAAGACTCTCATGGCAACGAACAGATTTATTTGTGAGATCTGTAACAAAGGGTTTCAGAGAGAtcagaatcttcaacttcataGAAGAGGGCATAATCTGCCATGGAAGCTAAAGCAGAGAACAAGCAAAGAGATAAGGAAGAAGGTGTACGTGTGCCCAGAAGCTAGCTGTGTGCACCATGACCCATCGAGGGCTCTTGGGGACCTGACTGGGATCAAGAAGCATTTCTGTAGAAAGCATGGTGAGAAGAAGTGGAAATGTGACAAGTGCTCGAAGAGGTATGCCGTTCAATCAGATTGGAAAGCTCACTCCAAGACCTGTGGCACCAGGGAGTACAGATGTGACTGTGGAACCCTTTTCTCAAG GAGGGATAGTTTCATCACACACAGAGCCTTCTGTGATGCATTAGCAGAGGAGAGTGCAAGAGCTATAACGACAAACCCAATTCTGTCGTCTTCTCAAGCTGGATCTTCAGCATCTCACATAAACCAATTCAACCCCCAAGACTTCCATGCATTTTCTTTGAAGAAAGAGCAACAAAGCAGCTTCAGTTTAAGGCCAGAGATGCCTCCATGGCTGGGCCCACCACCTattgatcatcatcatcatctctcctcctcctcctcatcacCCTTCTTCTCCACAAGATTAGATCATCAAGAGTTCACACAGCAGCAGGCCCACCACCAAGATTTCGCTCTCCATGAAgcaccaaaccctaaccctagcctTGGCCCCACTCTTCCTCCCTATCAGCCTGCGCCCTCCCCTCACATGTCAGCCACTGCATTGCTGCACAAGGCAGCTCAGATGGGTGCAACCATGAGCAGCAAGCCTGCTCCTGGCTCATTGAGGCCCACCCACCAGACTCACGTGTCTTCTGATTCTGCCAACAATAAGTTTGGCTTGAATTTGTCCTCACGTGAAGAGATGGCCACCCGGTTTGCCCATGGCTTGCCTCCTTTTGGGAATAAAGCTGCAGCAGGCCCTTCTGCCTCTGCCCTTCATCCTTCCCTTCTTCATGACATGGTGAGCTCTCTCTCCTCTTCCACTGGGCTTGAAGGAACTTCTTTTGAGGATGCTTTTGGTGGGATTTTGAATTCTGATAAGAATTCAACTACTACTCAtgaaggtggtggtggtgggggtgGTGGTGAAGGTTTGACGAGAGACTTTTTGGGTCTTAGAGCTCTCTCTCATAGTGGCATTCTCAACATCGCTGGTCTTGGTAACGGCATGAACACTTCTAATGAGCATCAAAATCAACCCCAAAAACCATGGCAAGGGTAA